One window from the genome of Kaistella carnis encodes:
- a CDS encoding ATP-dependent Clp protease ATP-binding subunit, which translates to MDHQFSNGLDQVFKHSKNEARRLHSEFLNTEHFLLGMIKTENSAKEIMHNLGADLTQIKRKIETMSVASLNPFSVESEKISFTKMADQAVKRSELECRQYQSSEINTVHLLLGILYKAEDPTTSILSSYDIDYEGVTKEYQTMLKNSGQDPKMSAYDDDEEREEFGQMRKPTGNIGTGKSKTPTLDNFGRDLTTLAREGKLDPVIGREKEIERVSQILSRRKKNNPLLIGEPGVGKSAIAEGLALRIQQKKVSRVLYGKRVITLDLASLVAGTKYRGQFEERMKAIMTELEKNRDVILFIDELHTIVGAGSSTGSLDASNMFKPALARGEIQCIGATTLDEYRQYIEKDGALERRFQKVMVEPTTVEETVQILNQIKDKYEDHHNVTYTDEAILACVNLTARYITDRFLPDKAIDAMDEAGSRVYIKNMKVPTEIIEHETKIEEIKEQKQQAVKKQDYLEARKLKDEEERLQIELNIAQEAWDKDVKEKKEVVSEESVAEVVSMMSGIPVTKVGKNELDKLSQMDAMLNGKVIGQADAVKKVVKAIQRNRAGLKDPNRPIGTFIFLGTTGVGKTELAKVMARELFDSDEALIRIDMSEYMEKFAVSRLVGAPPGYVGYEEGGQLTEAVRRKPYAVVLLDEIEKAHPDVFNILLQILDEGFVTDSLGRKIDFRNTIIILTSNIGTRDLKDFGDGVGFGTNAKKSNTDARARSTIENALKKAFAPEFLNRIDDIVIFNNLEKEDITKIIDLELAKLYKRLEKLNYKVELTDEAKEFIAEKGWDKDFGARPLKRAIQKYIEDLLAEMLVNKHLTEGSTVILKLNEAKDGLEGEPVKKKSSTK; encoded by the coding sequence ATGGATCATCAATTTTCAAATGGGTTGGACCAAGTGTTCAAACATAGTAAAAACGAAGCAAGACGTTTACATAGCGAGTTTCTGAATACAGAACATTTTCTCTTGGGAATGATCAAAACGGAAAATTCTGCTAAAGAAATCATGCATAATTTGGGAGCCGATTTAACCCAAATAAAAAGAAAGATCGAAACAATGTCGGTGGCAAGCCTCAATCCCTTTTCTGTGGAAAGTGAGAAGATCTCTTTTACCAAAATGGCGGATCAGGCGGTAAAAAGATCTGAATTGGAGTGCAGACAATATCAAAGTTCAGAAATAAATACCGTTCATCTTCTCCTGGGTATTCTTTACAAAGCTGAAGACCCTACCACGAGTATTCTTAGTTCGTACGATATCGATTATGAAGGCGTGACCAAAGAGTATCAAACGATGCTTAAAAATTCTGGTCAAGACCCGAAAATGAGCGCGTACGACGATGATGAAGAGCGGGAAGAATTTGGACAGATGAGAAAACCGACGGGAAATATCGGAACCGGTAAAAGTAAAACTCCGACTTTGGATAATTTCGGCCGGGACTTAACGACTTTAGCCCGAGAAGGCAAACTGGATCCGGTGATTGGCCGAGAGAAAGAAATTGAAAGGGTTTCTCAGATCTTATCCAGACGGAAAAAGAACAATCCGCTTTTAATTGGAGAACCTGGAGTTGGTAAATCCGCAATCGCAGAAGGTCTGGCTTTAAGAATTCAACAGAAAAAAGTATCAAGGGTTCTTTATGGTAAACGAGTTATTACGCTCGATCTGGCAAGTTTAGTTGCCGGTACAAAATACCGTGGCCAATTCGAAGAGCGAATGAAAGCAATAATGACGGAGCTTGAGAAAAACAGAGATGTCATTCTATTTATAGATGAGCTACATACGATCGTAGGAGCAGGAAGTTCTACGGGAAGTTTAGATGCTTCCAATATGTTTAAACCCGCTTTGGCAAGAGGTGAAATTCAATGTATTGGTGCAACAACGCTTGATGAATACAGACAATACATCGAAAAAGACGGTGCATTGGAAAGACGTTTTCAAAAAGTCATGGTTGAACCTACAACCGTAGAAGAAACCGTTCAGATTTTAAATCAGATCAAAGACAAGTATGAGGATCACCACAATGTGACGTATACCGATGAGGCCATTTTAGCTTGTGTCAATTTAACTGCACGTTATATTACAGACCGATTTTTACCAGATAAAGCGATTGATGCAATGGATGAAGCCGGTTCACGAGTGTATATTAAAAACATGAAAGTTCCGACTGAAATCATTGAGCATGAAACTAAGATTGAAGAAATCAAGGAGCAAAAACAACAAGCGGTCAAAAAACAGGATTATCTGGAAGCCCGTAAGTTGAAAGATGAAGAGGAACGTTTACAGATTGAGCTCAATATCGCTCAGGAAGCTTGGGACAAAGATGTAAAAGAGAAAAAAGAAGTAGTTTCTGAAGAAAGTGTAGCCGAAGTAGTTTCGATGATGAGTGGAATCCCAGTTACAAAAGTTGGGAAAAATGAACTCGATAAACTTTCTCAGATGGACGCAATGCTGAACGGAAAAGTCATTGGCCAGGCTGATGCGGTGAAGAAAGTAGTAAAAGCAATTCAAAGAAACCGAGCTGGATTGAAAGATCCGAACCGACCAATTGGAACTTTTATTTTCTTAGGAACCACAGGTGTTGGTAAAACTGAGCTGGCAAAAGTAATGGCAAGAGAACTCTTTGATTCTGATGAAGCGTTGATCCGTATTGACATGAGTGAATACATGGAAAAATTTGCAGTGTCAAGACTGGTTGGGGCGCCTCCGGGATATGTAGGATATGAAGAAGGTGGTCAACTGACTGAAGCTGTTAGAAGAAAACCGTACGCAGTGGTACTTTTAGATGAGATTGAGAAAGCGCATCCTGATGTGTTCAATATTCTTCTACAAATTTTAGATGAAGGTTTTGTAACCGATTCTTTGGGTAGAAAAATTGATTTTAGAAACACCATCATTATTCTAACTTCAAATATCGGAACCCGTGATTTAAAAGATTTCGGAGACGGTGTTGGATTTGGTACCAATGCGAAGAAATCAAATACAGATGCCCGAGCCAGAAGCACCATCGAAAACGCTTTGAAAAAAGCCTTTGCGCCTGAATTCTTGAATAGAATTGATGATATTGTGATCTTCAACAATTTAGAAAAAGAAGATATCACAAAAATTATCGATCTGGAATTGGCTAAATTGTACAAACGTTTAGAAAAACTGAACTACAAAGTAGAATTAACCGACGAAGCGAAAGAATTTATCGCAGAAAAAGGATGGGACAAAGATTTCGGAGCGAGACCTCTAAAACGTGCAATTCAAAAATATATTGAAGATTTATTAGCAGAAATGCTTGTGAATAAGCACCTTACAGAAGGCAGCACCGTTATTTTGAAATTAAATGAAGCCAAAGACGGTCTTGAAGGAGAACCGGTAAAGAAGAAAAGTAGTACAAAGTAA
- a CDS encoding SufE family protein — MSIEEKQKEIVEEFAFLDDWEQKYEYIIDLGKELKGMPDEKKTDNNLIKGCQSKVWIDARFEDGKLYFNADSDGILPKGIVSLLVSIYSGHGTQEILDSDFKFIEEIGLQEFLSPSRANGLMAMTKQIKFYAVAFQLKN; from the coding sequence ATGAGTATCGAAGAAAAACAGAAAGAAATTGTAGAGGAATTTGCATTTCTTGATGACTGGGAACAAAAATATGAATACATTATCGACCTCGGAAAAGAACTGAAGGGAATGCCCGATGAAAAGAAAACCGATAATAATTTAATTAAAGGTTGCCAGTCTAAAGTATGGATTGATGCCAGATTTGAAGACGGAAAACTCTATTTCAACGCCGACTCCGATGGGATTTTGCCCAAAGGAATTGTTTCTCTTTTGGTTTCTATCTACAGTGGTCACGGGACACAGGAAATTTTAGATTCTGATTTTAAATTCATTGAAGAAATCGGATTGCAGGAATTCTTATCCCCTTCCCGCGCAAATGGTTTAATGGCAATGACAAAACAGATTAAGTTTTATGCCGTCGCTTTTCAGTTAAAAAATTGA
- a CDS encoding TonB-dependent receptor, whose protein sequence is MQTFIISKILLLLSLLMGIFLHAQVTVSGKVNFKGKGVKDISVTLKNTYDGATTDENGNFTFPTEEKGSQILVFSNAKFVEVEKPITIANENLSINSDLKEQISEIDAVVISAGSIEASDKKRATALLTPIDIYTTAGANGQISSALETLPGVQKIGETEGLFVRGGTGTETKFFMDGNLVNNFFGNSIPGIKSMDRLNTSLFKGNVFSSGGYSAAYGQALSSVLILESIDFPERNSVDLAISPLFINAGFQNVNEEKSKSFGISAGYSNLGLVTKLIKFNNDFTKAPESFGTNFNFRIKNKNGGILKYYGSFDTNKIGLQAESLEANIDFDNTNLKGKNTFHNLSFKKKFGQYLLNLGSSYTYNSSFIALSNTFEDEEINPNTIDITGNYLNTKGTLGRKINKISAVRAGIEYNQSNEKTDVSAAPTPSEFKDQITSLFAETDLGFSNNLSAKIGVRSEYSNAIDRWNLAPRFAMAYRISKTWTSSLAYGIFYQNPENKYFGSNPLNYQKAEHYVLQVQKSAEGRSFRLEAFYKNYKDLIKTTVLDYRPVAINNTGNGFAKGFEIFWRDKKSIKDIDYWISYSFLDSKRNFQNYDQSLFPSFAAKHTLSVVAKKFVTSWKTGFNLSYSYASGRPYYNFQTDANGDYYLNKQGRLKDFGALNFSLNYLPNLGKKDSKSFTVLVLAVNNILGQKNIYGYNFSTDGLRSKPVLPSASTFIFIGAFINFGIDKTQDAIDGNL, encoded by the coding sequence ATGCAAACTTTTATTATTTCTAAAATCCTTCTGCTCCTTTCTCTGTTAATGGGAATTTTTCTCCATGCGCAAGTGACCGTTTCGGGTAAAGTAAATTTTAAAGGGAAAGGTGTGAAAGACATTTCTGTTACGCTAAAAAACACCTATGATGGTGCTACAACCGATGAAAATGGAAATTTCACTTTTCCAACGGAGGAAAAAGGAAGTCAGATTCTCGTTTTTTCGAATGCTAAATTTGTTGAAGTTGAGAAACCCATTACCATTGCGAACGAAAATCTTTCGATCAATTCCGATTTAAAAGAGCAGATTTCTGAGATTGATGCTGTGGTAATTTCGGCTGGTTCCATTGAAGCAAGTGATAAGAAAAGAGCCACAGCGCTTTTAACTCCGATTGATATTTATACGACTGCGGGAGCAAACGGGCAAATATCCTCCGCTTTGGAAACACTTCCCGGTGTTCAGAAAATCGGGGAAACGGAAGGTTTATTCGTTCGTGGTGGCACCGGAACGGAAACTAAATTTTTTATGGATGGGAATTTAGTCAATAACTTTTTCGGAAATTCCATTCCCGGTATAAAATCGATGGACCGCTTAAACACCTCTTTATTTAAAGGCAATGTATTTTCCAGTGGCGGATATTCTGCAGCGTACGGTCAGGCTTTGTCGTCGGTACTGATTTTGGAAAGCATTGATTTTCCGGAGAGAAACTCCGTAGATCTTGCGATTTCACCTTTATTTATCAATGCGGGATTTCAAAATGTAAATGAAGAAAAATCTAAATCGTTTGGAATTTCAGCGGGTTATTCTAATCTTGGTTTAGTAACAAAACTGATAAAATTCAATAATGATTTTACGAAAGCTCCTGAAAGCTTCGGGACGAACTTCAACTTTCGCATTAAAAATAAAAATGGCGGAATTCTAAAATATTACGGAAGTTTTGATACCAACAAAATAGGATTGCAGGCGGAAAGTTTAGAAGCCAACATCGATTTCGACAATACTAATTTAAAAGGTAAAAACACGTTTCATAATCTGTCATTTAAAAAGAAATTCGGGCAATATCTATTAAATTTAGGGAGTTCCTATACTTATAATTCCAGTTTCATTGCGCTGAGCAATACTTTTGAAGATGAAGAAATAAATCCTAATACCATCGATATTACCGGAAATTATTTGAATACGAAAGGAACTTTGGGAAGAAAAATAAACAAAATCTCTGCGGTACGGGCTGGAATTGAATACAATCAAAGCAACGAAAAAACAGATGTTTCCGCAGCCCCGACACCTTCCGAATTCAAAGACCAGATCACGTCGCTTTTTGCAGAAACAGATTTGGGCTTCAGCAATAACTTATCTGCAAAAATTGGTGTACGCTCAGAATATTCCAATGCGATTGATCGGTGGAATCTCGCGCCAAGATTTGCAATGGCCTACCGGATTTCAAAAACCTGGACGAGCTCTTTGGCTTACGGAATATTTTACCAAAATCCGGAAAATAAATATTTTGGCAGCAATCCGCTGAATTACCAAAAAGCAGAACATTATGTTTTACAGGTTCAGAAATCTGCAGAAGGAAGAAGTTTCCGCCTGGAAGCTTTTTACAAAAATTACAAGGATCTTATTAAAACTACAGTTTTAGATTACCGTCCCGTGGCCATCAATAACACCGGTAACGGGTTTGCAAAAGGTTTTGAAATCTTTTGGCGTGACAAAAAATCCATTAAAGATATTGATTATTGGATCTCTTACTCCTTCCTGGATTCCAAAAGAAATTTTCAGAATTATGACCAAAGCCTCTTTCCGAGTTTTGCAGCAAAGCATACGCTTTCTGTGGTGGCGAAAAAGTTTGTCACTTCCTGGAAAACTGGTTTTAATTTATCCTACAGTTATGCCTCCGGCCGACCTTATTATAACTTTCAAACCGATGCAAATGGGGACTATTATTTAAACAAACAGGGACGTTTAAAAGATTTCGGTGCTTTGAATTTCAGCTTAAATTACTTGCCAAACTTAGGCAAGAAAGATTCAAAATCCTTTACTGTTCTTGTTTTGGCAGTTAATAATATTTTAGGACAGAAAAATATTTACGGTTATAATTTTTCTACGGACGGACTTCGAAGCAAACCTGTTTTGCCTTCCGCCAGCACTTTTATTTTTATTGGAGCCTTCATCAATTTCGGGATTGACAAAACGCAGGATGCCATCGACGGTAATTTATAA
- a CDS encoding TolC family protein, with protein MKKSAIFFLSFISTMAFSQKVWTLQECVNYAVENNLQVVQSSFSKQLQDKSLEAAKRQYLPSVSANINNTASFGQGRDTFGRTGSNDNLSNNSNVGADILIFNNGRLEKNIRKTGYDVEASAFDVERIKNDISLQIAQQYLSILLNREVTAISKSALANAEKLYERAKITTEVGTTPQTVLAEAQAALAREKLNVKTAEINTERSLFSLAMLLQLPDYKNFDIQNVEVDNNIDAPLYSASQIIYKAFENQPQIKAAESRIKAAEAQTEITETAFWPTISANAGVGTNYFYLFNAIDPTTRNKIAQSGFFQQYKDNFGQQVGVSANIPIFNKGITKLNVEQSKINEEIAKTTLAQQKQDVLQNVQKAQFDAESNYESFIASTEAEKSAKLALDFAEKSFAAGRTTIYDLNSARNNYANAQGSVAQAKYNYLFSLKLLNFYAGIPLSL; from the coding sequence ATGAAGAAATCTGCTATTTTTTTTCTAAGTTTTATATCCACGATGGCATTCTCTCAAAAAGTCTGGACTTTGCAGGAGTGCGTAAATTATGCGGTTGAGAATAATTTGCAAGTCGTTCAAAGCAGCTTTAGCAAACAGCTTCAAGATAAATCTCTGGAAGCTGCGAAGCGTCAGTACTTACCTTCAGTTTCTGCAAACATTAATAATACTGCAAGTTTTGGCCAAGGACGTGACACTTTCGGAAGAACCGGCAGCAACGATAATTTAAGCAATAATTCAAATGTAGGAGCAGATATTTTAATTTTCAATAATGGCAGATTAGAAAAAAACATAAGAAAAACGGGATACGATGTTGAAGCTTCAGCTTTTGATGTAGAACGAATCAAAAATGATATTTCCCTGCAGATTGCGCAACAATATCTTTCAATCCTTTTAAACCGAGAAGTTACCGCGATTTCAAAAAGCGCCTTGGCAAACGCAGAAAAATTGTATGAAAGAGCAAAAATAACAACCGAGGTTGGTACTACTCCACAAACGGTTTTGGCAGAAGCCCAAGCTGCCTTGGCACGTGAAAAACTAAATGTAAAGACCGCAGAAATCAATACGGAACGCAGCTTGTTTTCTTTAGCAATGTTACTGCAACTTCCTGATTATAAAAACTTTGACATACAAAATGTAGAAGTGGATAACAACATTGATGCTCCCCTTTATTCAGCATCTCAAATTATTTATAAAGCATTCGAAAACCAACCCCAGATCAAGGCGGCAGAAAGCAGAATAAAAGCTGCAGAAGCTCAAACAGAAATTACGGAAACTGCCTTCTGGCCTACCATTTCTGCAAATGCAGGAGTCGGCACGAATTACTTTTATCTCTTTAATGCGATCGATCCTACCACCAGAAATAAAATTGCACAAAGTGGCTTTTTTCAACAGTATAAAGATAATTTTGGTCAGCAAGTAGGTGTTTCAGCGAACATTCCAATCTTTAATAAAGGAATTACAAAATTAAATGTTGAGCAGTCAAAAATAAATGAAGAAATCGCAAAAACTACCTTGGCGCAGCAGAAACAAGATGTTTTACAAAATGTGCAAAAGGCGCAGTTTGATGCCGAAAGTAATTACGAATCGTTCATAGCCTCTACCGAAGCAGAAAAAAGTGCAAAACTCGCTTTGGATTTTGCGGAGAAAAGTTTTGCGGCGGGAAGAACGACGATCTATGATCTGAACAGTGCCAGAAATAATTATGCAAACGCCCAGGGAAGTGTAGCGCAAGCGAAATACAATTATCTTTTCAGCTTGAAACTATTAAATTTCTACGCCGGTATTCCATTATCTTTGTAG
- a CDS encoding glycosyltransferase family 9 protein — protein sequence MRTILAYRFSAFGDVAMTVPVFREFLAQNPDVQVVMVSRSQFKDLFDNIPNLIFKGIDFEDYKGFLGLRKLGKTLLNEFRPDYVADLHDVIRTKTLDLFFMKNGFKVFKINKGKEEKEKLTDVWNLDKTPLRLTCERYADVFRAMNFRLELSHRFPDNNQKSGIGIAPFAQHKGKMLPLEKTFEVAKILATRHKLYFFGGGKSEINILDSWADQIPNTENLAGKLSLKEELQKIAELEVMISMDSANMHLASLVGTRCISVWGSTHPYAGFLGYGQSEKDVVQVKDLTCRPCSVFGDKACYRGDWACLEEIDIQKIIDLV from the coding sequence TTGAGAACCATTCTCGCATATCGTTTTTCCGCCTTTGGTGACGTCGCCATGACCGTACCCGTCTTCCGGGAGTTTTTAGCACAAAACCCAGATGTTCAAGTGGTAATGGTTTCCCGAAGTCAGTTTAAAGACCTGTTTGATAATATTCCAAATCTTATTTTTAAAGGAATTGATTTCGAAGATTACAAAGGATTTCTTGGTTTACGGAAATTGGGTAAAACCCTGTTGAACGAATTTAGACCCGATTATGTCGCTGATTTACACGATGTTATCCGAACGAAAACTTTGGATCTTTTCTTTATGAAAAATGGTTTTAAAGTCTTTAAAATCAATAAAGGAAAAGAAGAAAAAGAAAAGTTAACAGACGTTTGGAATTTAGATAAAACTCCGCTGCGACTTACATGTGAACGATATGCAGATGTATTTCGGGCCATGAATTTCCGTCTTGAACTTTCGCATCGTTTTCCTGATAACAATCAAAAGTCTGGAATTGGGATCGCGCCGTTTGCGCAACACAAAGGAAAAATGCTTCCTCTGGAGAAAACTTTTGAAGTCGCAAAAATTCTTGCAACCCGCCACAAACTTTATTTTTTCGGAGGTGGAAAAAGTGAAATTAATATTCTTGATAGTTGGGCAGATCAGATACCAAATACGGAGAATTTAGCCGGAAAATTAAGTTTGAAAGAAGAACTGCAGAAAATTGCGGAACTGGAGGTTATGATTTCCATGGATTCTGCAAATATGCACTTGGCCAGTTTGGTAGGAACACGGTGTATTTCGGTTTGGGGATCAACGCATCCGTATGCCGGATTTTTAGGATATGGTCAAAGTGAAAAAGATGTCGTACAAGTTAAAGATTTAACCTGCAGACCTTGTTCTGTATTCGGCGATAAAGCCTGTTACCGCGGTGATTGGGCATGCCTGGAAGAAATTGATATTCAAAAAATTATCGATTTAGTTTAA
- a CDS encoding glycosyltransferase family 4 protein, whose amino-acid sequence MKIVVSAFSSLYTDQRIEKVCETLHKQGYEIILLGNDWGGAGQMQRPYSFRRIKLLSTSLKTAYAEFNWKLYKELKKSADKNTILLANDIDSLVPNVLISKQLGIPLVFDSHEIFTEMPAIQGKLSQKIWRFLERKYIPNIQYMMTESVSYANWFTETYGVKPIVVRNIPRKITDKIEIPDNQPKILLYQGAINQSRGIPQAILATKYLDNVIFKIAGDGPKIKEYKELVKKENLQHRVEFLGKLIPTELRKITRTADVAVSIEENGGVSYLYSLPNKVADCIQARVPLVLINFPEMMRVYNQFKVGEIVENHDPKNLADKIQKVLNRGRAYYQPELEKAAEELCWEKEESKIIALFKKVEEENF is encoded by the coding sequence ATGAAAATTGTCGTTTCAGCGTTCAGCAGTCTCTACACGGACCAGCGGATAGAAAAAGTCTGCGAAACTTTACACAAACAAGGTTACGAAATAATTCTCCTGGGAAATGACTGGGGTGGCGCGGGCCAAATGCAGCGGCCGTATTCTTTCCGACGAATAAAATTACTTTCTACCTCTTTAAAAACTGCATACGCAGAATTTAACTGGAAACTCTATAAGGAACTAAAAAAAAGTGCTGATAAAAATACAATTCTTCTCGCAAACGATATTGATTCATTAGTTCCAAATGTTTTAATTTCCAAGCAGTTGGGAATTCCCCTCGTTTTTGACAGTCATGAAATTTTTACTGAAATGCCTGCGATTCAAGGGAAGTTGTCCCAAAAAATATGGCGGTTTTTGGAAAGGAAATATATTCCGAATATTCAATATATGATGACCGAAAGTGTAAGTTACGCCAATTGGTTTACAGAGACTTATGGTGTAAAACCTATCGTGGTGCGGAATATTCCGAGAAAGATCACGGATAAGATCGAAATTCCGGACAATCAGCCGAAAATTTTACTTTATCAAGGCGCAATTAATCAGTCAAGAGGAATTCCACAGGCCATTTTAGCTACGAAATATTTAGATAACGTTATATTTAAAATTGCAGGTGACGGTCCTAAAATCAAGGAGTACAAAGAGCTGGTAAAAAAGGAAAACCTTCAGCATAGAGTGGAGTTTCTGGGGAAATTAATTCCAACAGAGCTGCGTAAAATCACAAGAACTGCGGATGTTGCCGTCAGTATTGAAGAAAATGGCGGCGTAAGTTATCTCTATTCATTACCAAATAAAGTAGCGGATTGTATTCAGGCACGCGTTCCTTTGGTTTTGATCAACTTCCCTGAAATGATGAGGGTTTACAATCAATTTAAAGTCGGGGAAATCGTAGAAAATCATGACCCAAAAAATCTTGCGGATAAAATTCAAAAAGTATTAAATCGCGGCAGAGCATATTATCAACCCGAACTGGAAAAAGCAGCGGAAGAACTTTGTTGGGAAAAAGAAGAATCAAAGATTATCGCCCTCTTTAAAAAAGTGGAGGAAGAAAATTTCTAA
- a CDS encoding superoxide dismutase family protein: MKFTKISMIFCSAILAVSCTTTKNYKINSKSGTNTQGTVDFNQKGKMVTMDMSVFKLTPGIHAVHIHEKGDCSATDGSSAGGHWNPAKDDHGKWGSEHFHMGDIGNLTADKEGTARLIFKTDKWCIGCTDESKNIVGKSIIIHAGKDDFKTQPTGDAGGRVGCVEIK, translated from the coding sequence ATGAAATTCACAAAAATCTCTATGATTTTTTGCAGTGCAATCCTTGCGGTATCTTGTACTACAACTAAAAATTACAAGATCAATTCTAAGAGCGGAACCAATACACAAGGAACTGTAGATTTTAATCAAAAAGGAAAAATGGTGACCATGGATATGAGTGTTTTTAAATTAACACCCGGAATTCATGCCGTACATATTCACGAAAAAGGCGATTGTTCCGCAACGGACGGAAGTTCTGCAGGTGGCCACTGGAATCCGGCAAAAGATGATCACGGAAAATGGGGATCGGAACATTTCCATATGGGTGATATCGGAAATTTAACTGCTGATAAAGAAGGAACAGCACGTTTGATTTTCAAAACCGATAAATGGTGTATCGGATGTACGGATGAAAGTAAAAATATTGTTGGAAAATCAATTATTATTCATGCTGGAAAAGATGATTTTAAAACCCAACCAACCGGAGATGCTGGTGGTAGAGTAGGTTGTGTAGAAATCAAGTAA
- a CDS encoding SprT-like domain-containing protein → MSISLLAKYLPENCLPFLKHWFGDHTIHIKITRGRNSKLGDYRKMPDKSHQITINSTLQPQLFFFVLTHELAHLLAFENYGPRISAHGMEWKNTFRTMLLESISIYEDDLKSIILKFSKAPKANFMSSPELVRYFHIEDLEDESSYLEDLAIGARFIYRKETYIIEEKRKKNYLCLNTDTQKKYIFKPLARVEKIT, encoded by the coding sequence ATGTCTATTTCTCTTTTAGCAAAATATTTACCTGAAAATTGTCTGCCTTTTTTAAAACATTGGTTTGGTGATCATACCATTCACATCAAAATTACGCGAGGCCGCAATTCAAAATTGGGTGATTACCGGAAAATGCCCGATAAGAGTCATCAAATTACGATTAACTCGACACTGCAACCTCAACTTTTCTTTTTTGTTCTAACGCATGAACTGGCTCACCTGCTGGCTTTCGAAAATTACGGCCCCCGAATTTCTGCTCATGGTATGGAATGGAAAAACACGTTTCGAACAATGCTTTTAGAAAGCATATCAATTTATGAAGATGATTTAAAATCGATTATTTTAAAGTTTTCGAAAGCGCCAAAAGCAAATTTTATGTCAAGTCCTGAACTTGTTCGTTACTTTCACATTGAAGATTTGGAAGACGAAAGTTCGTACCTTGAAGATTTAGCCATTGGTGCTCGTTTTATATACCGAAAGGAAACTTATATCATAGAGGAAAAGAGGAAAAAAAACTATCTTTGTCTTAACACAGATACGCAAAAAAAATACATTTTCAAACCTTTAGCAAGAGTAGAAAAAATAACTTAA
- a CDS encoding mannose-1-phosphate guanylyltransferase, with translation MSKSNNYCVIMAGGIGSRFWPMSTQKYPKQFQDILGTGQTMIQQTYDRIRKIVSAENIFVITNNEYVSLTEEQLPDLNPTNIVGEPMMKNTAACNLYIAKKIANQNAKANIIVLPADHLILKENVFLKKVELAFNLAEKNDYLITLGIKPTRPETGYGYIQFVEKKSAEYYKVKTFTEKPDVEIAKTFIESGDFLWNAGIFVWNVQSILDAFTKYLPEMSQHFESCEYNSDNESGCINLIYPKVNKISIDNGILEKATNVYVIPADLGWSDLGTWTSIYENSNKDQNENAVNSKHVVIYNSSGNIIKLKNHHKAVVIDGLENYIVVDTDKALLICPRENDQLIKDYVQDLKTLKKGEIFL, from the coding sequence ATGTCGAAATCAAATAATTACTGCGTTATTATGGCAGGAGGAATCGGAAGCCGTTTTTGGCCGATGAGCACTCAGAAATACCCAAAGCAGTTTCAGGATATTTTGGGAACAGGACAAACCATGATTCAGCAGACTTACGACCGAATTCGGAAAATTGTAAGTGCCGAAAACATTTTTGTAATTACCAATAACGAATATGTTTCTCTTACGGAAGAGCAGCTTCCTGATTTAAATCCCACCAATATCGTGGGAGAGCCGATGATGAAAAACACAGCGGCCTGTAACCTTTACATTGCAAAAAAAATAGCAAATCAAAATGCCAAGGCAAATATTATTGTATTGCCAGCTGATCATTTAATTTTAAAAGAAAATGTTTTCCTTAAAAAGGTAGAACTCGCTTTTAATCTTGCTGAAAAAAATGACTATCTCATCACTTTGGGTATTAAACCGACAAGGCCTGAAACAGGTTATGGTTATATTCAGTTTGTAGAAAAAAAGAGCGCAGAATATTACAAAGTAAAAACCTTCACCGAAAAACCGGATGTCGAAATTGCAAAAACTTTTATTGAAAGCGGGGATTTTTTATGGAATGCGGGAATTTTCGTGTGGAACGTGCAATCTATTTTAGATGCATTTACGAAATACCTTCCCGAAATGTCTCAGCATTTTGAAAGTTGTGAATACAATTCTGACAATGAATCAGGCTGCATCAATTTGATCTACCCGAAAGTCAATAAAATATCCATCGATAATGGAATTTTAGAAAAAGCAACGAATGTATATGTTATTCCGGCTGATCTGGGTTGGAGTGATTTGGGAACCTGGACTTCCATCTACGAAAACAGCAATAAAGACCAGAACGAAAACGCTGTGAATTCAAAACATGTTGTTATCTACAACTCCAGCGGAAATATTATTAAACTCAAAAATCACCACAAAGCAGTGGTGATAGACGGTTTAGAAAATTATATCGTGGTAGACACGGACAAAGCACTTTTGATTTGCCCAAGAGAAAACGATCAACTCATCAAAGACTATGTGCAGGATTTGAAAACTTTAAAGAAAGGAGAAATATTTCTTTAA